From the Xenopus laevis strain J_2021 chromosome 7L, Xenopus_laevis_v10.1, whole genome shotgun sequence genome, the window ttgtttcattttatttgagCACATCTTCTGCTGGCACAACAGCGACACCTAGTGGTGAAAAGTATGTATTATAATTACATTCACATCtgtacaaatgttttaaattgccTGTAATGGTCATGACGTCacacttggcgccaattttgaaaTGGATTTAAATACTCACTTACACACgtcatttatccttgaaaaaggtcccagagaggaccgaaaagttggagatgaatttgtgaataaagcacattgatttatttcaccaaaatgaaggagtgcggatccatttactgaaatatatatatatatatatatatatatatatatatatatatatatatatataacatatatgtatatatttatatatatatatatatatatatatatatatatatatatatatatatatatatacacacacacaaagagtgGGCCTGGTCCACCCAGAACACtaggtcactgcccaggtgctggaaaACAAAGAATTGTACAATCAATAGAAAAAGGAGTCCGCACTCATGGGTCtcatgggtatatatatatatatatatatatatatatatatatatatatatatataatatatataacagatatcagatatgtatatatatatatatatatatatatatatatatatatatatatatatataagggaaagttgtgctcaccactagtttttaaaaaacattaggcgggggtgcaatgagggtgtgaccacaaaatacatatagacaaatacaagattcctctgcactcaacccattatcaatatatttaagacagcgacattttgtgcatactgctactgaaaaatgccttacccttttcagtagcagtatgcacaaaatgtcgctgtcttaaatatattgataatgggttgagtgcagaggaatcttgtatttgtctatatgtattttgtggtcacaccctcattgcacccccgcctaatgttttttaaaaactagtggtgagcacaactttcccttgtttgttatagttctacaagagcagtgaccagctctatgttgtagctcccaccccctccaactatagtcaggtgatcccactggtgtctaataaaagggcagccaagtttgggagttttactttgaaagcagctagtaagttgcaggtaaaacgtattcgtcccttttataaaatgtataattaaaccatagaattcttaatgaatcagatgaaaattgagcataggactggccagatatgggatgactttgacgtagttggccagcttaaatatattgcaatatatggacaaacaatccctgttttgtttaaagggtaaggcatttttcagtagcagtatgcacaaaatgtcgctgtcttaaatatattgataatgggttgagtgcagaggaatcttgtatttgtctatatatatatatatatatatatatatatatatatatatatatatatatatatatatatatatatatacacaaagagtGGGCCTGGTGCACCCAGAACACtaggtcactgcccaggtgctggaaaACAAAGAATTGTACAATCAATAGAAAAAGGAGTCCGCACTCATGAGTCTTTgtgatacaaaaaatattttagtgtttATTCGTCGTTTCGGCACCTCAACACGGCTCGtatttaggagccgaaacgtcaaatgaacactaaaatattttttgtatcacAAAGACTCATGAGTGCGGACTCCTTTTtctattgattatatatatatatatatatatatatatatatatatatatatatatatatatatatatatatattaacaaaatTAACAATGTCTGTTGCAGTTTAAATGTTGAGGCAGAGAAATAAGGTAGGTTGAAAGGAGTACCTTCCCTGCTTTATCCAATTCCCAAAATGCTGTGCTAGGACTAGAAGGCCTGTAACCCTAAAACTGTTCAACTTCTAAGGGCATGATGTAGCttgtgaaaaaaatatctttggGGGGGCATGGTCTTCCCAGTTTTGATGCCTGTGGTGATGGGGAGTGGGTctatttatgtcacatgacttgctgtATGCTGTGAGTTGTACATTGAGGAAAGGGGTAGAAACCCTTAAAAAGTTTGCATGCTGCACCACATAACCTCAAAATAAACCAACTGACTGCATCTTTTATGCGGTTCCTCTTTTTCCATGTATATATCTCCATTTATATGAGCATTCGCCCAGAAATAATACCCTAGTGTTTATACTAAACTGGTCAGTACTCTGTTTTGCACATTATCAGTGGTGTTTGTGTAATTCAGAATTATTTATTATGAGTTTGTATAATATTAGCATATCATGTTTTGGGGGTGAAATGCACGGTTATTTTCATGTCTTTTAGCTCATCCTCTAAGTAGCCCAGTAAATGTGATTCAGACAACTATGTTGTCACTTACATGATTTTATTGTGATTTGACTGCGGTTCATAATTGAAATGAATAACGGTGAGTCGCCTGTGGAAGTCAGACTAGGCACATGCAAAATAACCAGtaagatgtacagtataaatgttGCCTAAGAAGTAGTTGTTAAAGAAACAACCTGTGTAATTATGGTAAATTTTTTCTTAGGTCACGTAGCAGGAGGCAGTTTGATAGAAATTGGTGCTGGACCCGTGTTATATCATATTGTATCTGCGTCAGAACGATTTAACACCATCTACCTGACTGATTATTATGAAGAAAGTTTACATAAAATAGATAAATGTCTGCAAGGGAAAAAAGATGCTTTTGAGTGGACAccatatttgaaatatatatgtaaCTTGGAGGGCAACACGTGGGTGTTTcaatactttatatttaaatgcatctgAGAGAATGAGATTGAGGGGAAAGGGTAGTTTAAATCGATGATATGCCTGATTCGATATCTGACAAACCGGTTCACTGCCATTTGTGTAACTTTGCGTTATTTGCCAAATAACATTGATCCAGTTCATTGGTTGGCTCATAAATCAGATCACCAATCACCAAATCACATGGTGACTCTATACCGCTTCGGTGTATAATTGATAATATctttacaaaagaaaaattacaaaagtgctcagacAAACACACTaggcaattttaaattttttgagggtGGAGGCTTAGCTTTCTGTTTACCTATTGGCACATctctttcatgttttttatatattattatatataattattatatataatatttattattttagattattattatttttattatcatgtatttttagaaGACCAACATATTGCGGAGCGCTGATTAATATAGATTTATCCACTGGCTTTTACTACTGAGCTAGCTggtaaataataaagataaagagACATCAACCATCAGAAATACCTTGGTATTTGCTGCAGCCTACAGCATGCAACTAAATTGATTATAATCAGGTATTCAGTAATATACACTATGCTGACAATTTTACTGTCACATCACTGTACTCATATCACATTACTCCTTTGTGTGGCCTATTATAGTTGCTATGGTTGTCCCTTAGGACAAAAGCACTGTGTATATGCAACCTTTTCTTTGCCCATTAATGACAATAGTAGTCAATTATGCCCATCAGGGCAGTGTGCAATAAACAGGAATAGTGTGgaacacagaaaactgcatctTTCTACTTGAATAAAGTGCTAGTTGCGTTCAGCAGCACTATGCCTAAAAAGCGGGAGGCAAGAAGGCACCCTCCCTGTTTCCAAATTTGTGTGTTACAGCAGGAGACACAGGCTGCATCCTTGCCCTGTGTTTAGAGAACTGTACTAGCTTGCACCCTCTGTTGTTGCAGTTTGCTCCTTAATGCTGTAAATTCAATCTAGCATGAGGAGCAGCATTCCAAGGGTGCAAGTGCTTGTTATATGACAATCACTTACTTTTGCTCAGAGTGTGTGCCCTGAGTACAATAAGTaaaacctaggggcagatttattaaaggttgaatagtaaattagaattccaattttcgaatagtttttttggtcaaaactctcaaacttgattcaaattcaaaaatcaaGATCATCTAACCATGACCATAGGaacaattcgactattcgccacctaaaacctgccaagttcatgtagaagtcaatgtcagaggtccaatgacccatttgaagatgttaatagcctatctgacgtgaattcgaaattcatctttgataaatgggcctccttatgtatatatctatgttttagtttatatttttatattttttataggtacaggtatgggatctgttatctggaaacccatatccagaaagctccgaattacgtgaaggccatctctcattgactccattttaagtaaataattgacattttaaaaaaaatattcccttttctctgtaattacaaGACAGAACCTTGAGCtaagatatacatatatactgtacttaatccttaattgaggcaaaacaatcctattgagtttatttaatttttttaaaaaaacttaatagACAAgttatggtgattcaaattagagaaagaccccttatctgaaaaactccaggtcctgggcactctggatagcaggtcccatacctgcataccATTCTCATTGTTTAGTAAGCCCAGTAATTCCCATTCAGACATATATCATAATAACAAATACTAGATTATTTTTATAAGAAGTATGAAGGTGTAGAGGCATTCATTTATTGtgctataaaattatttaattgtgATATACTAACGTTACTCATTTCATTTTTAGGTCCACTCctaaagaaaaaatggaaaagatgAAAAGGAATATTAAACTAATGAAGTATGATGTCACACTGGCTAATCCGCTACAACCAAACACAGTTCCCCAAGCAGACTGTGTCATAGTCGTGGGATGCCTCATATGTGCTTGTAAAACCCCCGATGATTTCCAAAATGCTTTAAATAACATTTCATCCTTAGTAAAACCAGAGGGGTATCTGATTATTGTTGACTACCTGGGTGCCTCCTATTACCTGATAGGTCAAACGAGGCTGAATGTTCTCTCACTTGACGAGAACGCGGTCAGACAACATGTAACAGACGCTGGATTTTCCATAGAGGAGTTTAAGGTTGGGAACAAATTTGGCATTCATCGTGAGGTTTTTGATTGTAAAGAGGTCTTCTGTCTCCTCGCTAAGAAGTGAAAAGATACATCTTTATTGTTGGAATTCTTCCAGACAGAGTTGCTGCCTCTGTTGAATAAGTACAGCTACAGGAATGTTTTCCAATGAGCTGTGTTTGTCAGTGAGATGTAGTAATTTGATAAACATGAGACACCATGTCTTATGCTGGAGCAGTGTATCCTCTCTCTGAAGAGATCTGTACGGGCAGTCTCTGTAGGAAGCTCTGCCAAGATCAAGTAAATTGGAAGTGTGACACCATGAGTTACTTTTCACATTTCATTAGGAAATTTTTAAtggcttttttttgtctttggttAGTGAACTTATTGGCAAGTAAAAAAAAGCCTGCAAACAGCGTTGTGTGTCTCTGGAATCTTCCTGTTACATGCTTAATGCCAGATGCAACAGCTGATGACATAAGCAAGGGCAGGCATTCCAAAATTCTTAATTTTACTTCACTTCTAGATATACATTAAACATCTTTACTGTACATATTATACACATACTGTGCAGAGCTGATTTGGCACAGAGTGTCGTCCTGAGGCAACGCAGCTGAATCAACCCCCCTGGCCAGTTTTCTTGCATTGGAGTAGGTTGAGGCGGGTCTGtttcgctagtgcagagagcacaatagaACAGctgaaattttaaaatttggaattccGGCTCTTGAAGTTACAAGAGTTGCATTTTGCCACCCCTGATAACTTTTGTTCTGCTGCCTCCTGAAGCAAGTTCCTTAACCTAgctcatggcagcagtgcccctggAGCTATTAAGGATGTCTACACATATTTGCTGCATTtagtatgttttttatttctaaaaagaaaatatgtaaagGTTATCTGTGTGATTCTATTCATCATGACATTTAATATCACTCAACTCAATTGCGATTCTCAATCCTGCTTCATTATGTGAAACCTTGTGATTTGCTCCCTGGTATGTCAATTTTGAAAGTGATACTGTAGGCCATGTTGACCGCTTTTCACTGAAAATGTTCAGTGTCAGCGCATTAAACATTATTGTTGGGGTTAACTTACTCAAACAACAGGGGATACAGGTGCACAAACCCCAAAgcttcagctcaggaaggcaatatagcaaataataaatagtgatgggcttgCACAAACCggatcacactccaaaaacagatgtagtaaaaaagtttttttattagcaTAAAAACATCCCAACAGAGGCCTTATACATTTCGTGCCATagaggcacttagtcataggctaaatgaACATTTATCACacagtcatatttaaatgaatgagAACCAATTAATTGCATGTGTTTAACTGCCTATCCAAATTGGAGGCGGTGATTGGGGATAGGCCAATGGTAGGCATTTTTACTTGGGCCAATCCACCGTATGATAACAGACTATGGTTACAAATTGGATGTCTATCAAAAActttatacataaaaatacaattatatagttAAAAGTGGATGTTTTTGTACATTGTTAAACCAGTTGAATAGCAGCATTGTATTTTGATTTAAATAACATAAACAAAGTTTAAAtgttcagtgtatatatatatatagggtgacTACATATTTtcaaagatttatatttttacacaaagCAGGTAACTGTTTTCAAAGTTCATGTCAGATGGCTGTCTAGTTTCTAGGAAGAATATCCACGTAGCTTCTTGTTTAAgcagtttatttaaaatatcaccACCTGTAACCTGCGCTGAGATTTTTTTCTATGCCAATTACTGAAAAGAAGGAGATAGAGCCTTTACTGCAATTAGCAAAGTACCTGGCTACAGTGGTTGAGCTATTTGGATCCTTTATGTTACGTATATGCTCCCTAATCCTTTCTTTTAAAGTGCGACTTGTTCGTCCGACATATTGCTGAAAGGATTTTTTACATGTGACGAGTTATACAACATTTTTTGAAttacaattaataaattgtttaataTTGTATGTTTTATTAGATTGAGAGGACCTAAAAGTTGTGGTTTTGTCCACATAATTGCAAGTAATGCATTTATGGGCTCCACATTTGTACATCCCCTTTGTATTTAACCAAGTATTATGAGTGGATTTAGAACTTTGAACAAGACTTGGTAATAGAAGATCTCCAAAACAACGTCTGGAGTGTCTTGAGACAAAACAACATTTAGATCCTAAAATTTGAATAAGTGTCAAATCTGTACGAAGGATAGCTAAATTTTTGTTAACAATATTTCTAATTTGTTTGAATTGTGCACAATGTGTAATATGGTTCAATGGGAGAAAGGCTATTGGTAGAGTTATTAGCTGAATTCgacttatatttattaaaaagatcaCAACGTTTTTTTATAAAGAGCTTTACAGAAGGCACCTTTATCCATCTTGTAGCCTCTGTCCAAGAGTCTATCACGTAGTAGACATGACTGCATTACAAATTCgtcaaatgtaaaacatattcTCCAAAGTCTCAAAAATTGACTATAGGGTATACTTTTAATTAGATGATCAGGATGAGAAGACTGGGCATGCAGAATGGTGTTACCAGTACAGTCTTTTCGATAGAATGTTGAAAGAACCTTATTATTCAAGGGTCTAAGTGTGATGTCCAAAAAGTTAATGTATGTATATTGAACTCAAAggtaaactttaaatttaaatcattGGAATTAATATAAATCATGAAGTcctgaaaatgtgattttgtaCCTGACCAAACTAATAgaatgtcatctatatagcggcCATAATATATGATACAGTCTTTGTATGTATTTGAGTCATGAAAAATAGTCTGTTCCTCTCACCAACCTagatataaatttgcaaatgaaGGAGCACATTTAGCACCCATTTCTGTGCCACAGCATTGAAGATGGTAATCTGATCACAGAGAAAATAGTTGTGTGTGAGTAAGAACAAGATAGAGTCTAAAATGAAATTGATAGTGTTATTGTCATATGAGCTATAGCGAAAAAGGTGATACTTAACCGCTGTAATACCTAAATGATGGGGTATACATGAATAGAGTGAGGCTACATCAATTGAGGCCCACTTAAAATTCGGTTGCCAATGGAAATGATCAAAAACATGCAGCACATGACTGCTGTCCCTTAGATAGCTTGGTAGCCTTAAGACTAGAGGTTGTAAATAGTGATCTATCAACTCACAAAGCCTTTCCAAAGAACCAATCCCTGCAACAATCAGCCTACCTAGAGGAGCTCTGTCTTGTTTATGTATTTTAGGGAAATAGTGAAAAATTGGGATTTTTGGGGAGTCAacatgtaaaatacttttttttgtcaaTAATATCGTTAGATAAGGCACTTTCAATGAGAATATCATTTTCTCCCTTAAATTTGTTTGTGGGATTCGAAGTgagtactttgtaacaatttgtatctgaaaattgtcttaaAGATTCTGACATGTAATCTCGTTTATTGAGGATAACCACCCTTATCTGCTCTTCTAATAAGTATATAATTTTCACATTTCAATGTTCTTAGAGCTTTTGATTATCCTATGGTTAGATTAGATACTCTTTGTTTATTTGTCTATTTGTTAAAGGGGCTTTTAATTGATGCTTGAATTTGTTGcttgaaattcctaaacctgcCTGTTTGACATCCTGACTTCCCATTTTCTAATGCTAGTAGACTAatattgcacaaatatggcagcaccttcTTAGAAGAGTAGGGGGAACAGATGAGTAATgttaaagcattgggcaaatacttttatggcagaaAATTTTATGATAgtgatgtaaaaaaggtttaatttttgtCATCaggacagtatctctttaaaccctGTTTTGAGTTGCGGCAAAGGTCCACTCATGCCTGGTGTGCAGCTGTGCCCCTAGGAAGGGGTTATAGTCTGTGAAAGTTACAGGGTTAAAATAATTTAAGAGCAATGTTACATCACAGCTGAGACTGAGCTATTAACAttctgtagttacatagttaaattggattgaaaaaagacaaagttcatcaagtccagcccctccaaatgaaaactaagcatccatacacacaccccctccatactttcacataaattatatatacccatatatattataactatagaatttagtatcacaatagcctttgatatcatgtctgttaaaaaaatcatccaagccactcttaaaggcattaacagaatcagccatcacaacatcaaccagcagtgcattccacaaactcactgtcctcactgtaaggAACCACCTAAGATGCTTCAACTTAAAGTTCTTCTAGtatgaaggggtggcctctggtgcggtgattcttgttatgggtaaaaggtcccctgctatttgtctataatgtcctctaatgtacttgtaaagtgtaatcatgtaagagcctttttccagagaaaacaaccccaaccttgacagtctaactTCAttgtttaaatcttccatcccaccaaccagtttagttgcacgtctctgtactctctccagttaatttatatccctcttaaggactggagcccaaaactgcactgcatactccagatgaggccttacccaggatgtataaagaagcaaaattatgaattcatcccttgagttaatgcccttttttatgcaagacagaactttatttgctttagtagccacagaatgacactgcccagaagactacaaaaacccctagatcattCTCAGTTAAGCAGACTAtatcttgcatttatattatttttgccaaagtgcattaccttgcatttatcaacattgaacctaattttccagtttgctgcctagttttccatcttagacaaatcactctgaaaagtggcagcatcctgcatggaacctatagttctgcacaatttagtatcatctgcaaaaataaaaacaatactttcAAATGCCCACGTCCAGGTcataaataaacaagttgaaaagcaagggacctagtacagtaCCTACGGTACTCTACAAACAacaatggtccaattagaaaatgttaaatttaccacattctttgtaatctatattttagccagtccaggtacaaatattatgttccaggccaacattccttaatttaaccagtaaccttctgcgtggcactgtatcaaatgcttcagcaaagtctaagtaaatcacat encodes:
- the LOC108697007 gene encoding nicotinamide N-methyltransferase; the encoded protein is MESDSETNSTSDNNFDARKYQEVYYGADPKTQQADVESKFVLEFLHDIFASGHVAGGSLIEIGAGPVLYHIVSASERFNTIYLTDYYEESLHKIDKCLQGKKDAFEWTPYLKYICNLEGNTSTPKEKMEKMKRNIKLMKYDVTLANPLQPNTVPQADCVIVVGCLICACKTPDDFQNALNNISSLVKPEGYLIIVDYLGASYYLIGQTRLNVLSLDENAVRQHVTDAGFSIEEFKVGNKFGIHREVFDCKEVFCLLAKK